A single Desulfuribacillus alkaliarsenatis DNA region contains:
- a CDS encoding transposase — MQSSTLAKELAKDCRTVEDIQEKMKELFKNTLQEIFEAEMENHLGYPKNDSRGINTGNSRNGY; from the coding sequence ATGCAAAGTAGTACGTTAGCTAAGGAATTAGCAAAAGATTGTCGTACAGTAGAAGATATCCAGGAAAAGATGAAAGAACTATTCAAGAATACTCTCCAAGAAATTTTTGAAGCAGAGATGGAAAATCATCTTGGGTATCCAAAGAATGATTCCAGAGGCATTAACACTGGTAATAGTCGTAATGGTTATA